The Plasmodium yoelii strain 17X genome assembly, chromosome: 8 DNA window GAGTTGAAATTTTAAATGGACCAGGTTCTACAATACCAAATGATtctattaaatataaagatatttataaacctacaaataatatatggaCATCTGATTCTATTTGGAATTTTACTAATAGTTACATGAATCAATTTCCTATTATCATTAATTATACTAGAAAATTAATGCATCCAATAAAAGATGAAATATATCTTTATCTTTACAACGAATTTGGTGAATATTCAGATAGTACTTATGTTGAAGTTTATGGAGTTATTCAAAAGTATAACAAGGTATTTATTTCAAATCAAATAGTAGATGATTCgcgattttatttttgttttttttttttttttttttttttttttcacataattttattttgtttcttCATTACCAGATAAAATTTGTCTTCCCAAGGAAAGAAGAATTCAGTGAAATGTTTGCACTTGAAGaaacaaacaaatatatttgtataatgGATTATACTGATGCAAATATTGATAGTGCTTATGTATTATTAAGGCCTCGTAAATTTGTACAAAAagttgaaaatataaaatcagAAATAGTAGaaaattttatcgaaaatttttataataataaacttACTCAATTTCGAAAATCTGAAAAAGAAGTTAAAAGATTACATAAAcaaaattatcaaatattatgttcaaataattttgaatCTTATGTTTTAGATCCAAATAAATTAGTTTTAGTATTTTATCATCTTCATGGTTGTAAAGAATGTAAACCTTTGTTCTCTTTTTGGGAAAAAGTTtctaattattttcatttagaATATCCAAAAGAAGATATTTTAGTTGCAGCTATGGATGCAAAATTAAATGACATGATTGACACATCTATTAAGATATACCCTAGTATTGGAATTTATCCAAAAGGTAAAAAATTTAACatgaataaatatgaaaaattaagagaGTGCTTATGACTATATAATTGTTATTGCATAGTTTGAGTTACCTCTCTCAATAAGTTTAGAGCCTGAAATGGGCTGCCATATCTTTCATCCTTTACTCTCTTATCTTGCTTTCTCATTTCATTCTCGTACTTTTTATTGTGAACATTATAGGAGTAGACAAAATAAAGAGAAGAACACACATCATGTTTCCCACCAAATTAGAAACATTAATTGATGTGACTGAAGAAATATTAGAAGGAGAAGAAAATTCtgatttataatttttttcaattaattCATAGGATAtttaagaaaataatttacatacatatataatgcatattTGTGTGTGCAGTCTTTGAATAGTAATCTAGCTATTGTTATTGTTACTAttgttgttattattattattattattactatttttttttttttttttttttttgaaacatGGCAATTTCgaaaaaaagtaaatatgTATCGTGTAAATGACACAATTAATAAGACAA harbors:
- a CDS encoding protein disulfide isomerase, putative translates to MGNYTFIYFFFIIVFFFTPELFKCSIWEGVSDDFAKKVNHLTHEMELQIYSQHTQYCVALFCNHNEIKCKDVYKEFVSAANAIDKGDVVFVYIDTVKLAKTADNFEIKNVPKILIFRDYDPEKGYTFHKKYTKENIIEWLNTLPMPSVEVMDLGDVNKYVEINKKKGFASIIAYCTKGSKNCDKFVHFGETNKIPNLAIGLTYIDNNEEPRVEILNGPGSTIPNDSIKYKDIYKPTNNIWTSDSIWNFTNSYMNQFPIIINYTRKLMHPIKDEIYLYLYNEFGEYSDSTYVEVYGVIQKYNKIKFVFPRKEEFSEMFALEETNKYICIMDYTDANIDSAYVLLRPRKFVQKVENIKSEIVENFIENFYNNKLTQFRKSEKEVKRLHKQNYQILCSNNFESYVLDPNKLVLVFYHLHGCKECKPLFSFWEKVSNYFHLEYPKEDILVAAMDAKLNDMIDTSIKIYPSIGIYPKGVDKIKRRTHIMFPTKLETLIDVTEEILEGEENSDL